GGGTCCCGTGCGCTATAGTGCGATTCGCCGCTGTATGCCCCGCAGTGAGGTGAGTCTGTCGCCTGCGCGCCACGCAAGCCTTGGCCTCGATACCTATGCCCAGGTTACTTCCCCTATTCGTCGCTACAGTGACCTGTTGGCCCATTTCCAGATTAAGGCCCACCTGCGGGGGGAAACCCCGCCTTTCTCGGCAGAACAGTTGCAGGAGGTGCTGATGAGCGTCAGCGCCGCCGCCCAGGAAGCCGTCTGGGTGGAGCGGCAAACCAATCGTTACTGGGGGTTAGAATTCCTCCGGCGTCATGCTACGGATCTTTGGCAGGGGTTAGTCCTGCGTTGGTTACGAGAACATGAAAGTTTGGCCTTGGTGCTGCTCGAAGAGTTGGGGCTAGAGTTAGCCATGCGCTTCGATCGTCCGGTGGCGCTTGGGGAACAATTAACTCTGCGGGTGGCCTATGTCGATCCCCGCAATGATGTGATTCACCTGCGGGAAGTCGATACCCCAACAGTAACTGACTTGCCTAAGGTGGAACAGTTGGCCTAGGGGACATGCCACCTTTGCAACCCTCACCCTCAATCCCTCTCCCAGCAAGTCAATTGTGGGGATAGTCATTGCAATTTAGGCTGAGACAGCACCCTCATCCCCAGTCCCTCTCCCAGAGCGGGAGAAGGAAGTGAAAGACTGTATCGTTCTTATTTGGATTGACTACAATCAGTCAATTAATCAGTCAATTAATCCCAGTCAATCACGCTCCTGTTGGGTAAAGGTTCGGAGGTATTGTCCAACTAGGTAGAGCGAACCACACAGAACCAGAGGTGCAGAGTGAGCGCCAGGGGCTGCAACGGCATGCTCAGCCAAAAACTGCCGTCTGGCTTGGCTCGCCATTGCTAGGGCTGTCGACAGATCAGGACAGGTGCGGCAATCCCGCAGATTAGGGCAGAGGGAGCGTGCCAGGGTGGCAAGTGCTTCTGGATCGGCACTGTGGTGTCCAGGGATAGGCACTAAGTAGAGGGCATCTGCCGATCCTTCAGAGGCGGGGCTACGCGGATGCAACAGGGCGGACAGGATGGCATCGTGTTCCTTTGTCGCCAGCATCCCGATGATCCAGAAACGGGGCAGGGAAGTGAGACCCTTATCCAAGAGGCGATCGAGGTAGGTCCGTAGGACGATCGCCGCTGCGGCATTATGGGCACCATCCACCAGTAAGGGTTGGCCCTGCCAGGTCGTCCATTGGATGCGTCCTGGCCAGTGGGTATGCGCCATTCCTGTTTGGATGGCTGCATCCGTAATCCGCCAGCCCTGGTGCCGCAATTGTTGAATTGTCGCGATCGCGATCGCTGAATTAATCAATTGAAACTCACCCGCCAACGGCAACGGATACTCAAGTCCACCCGCCCGCGCCCAACCCATTCCCCCCGACCCATGACCCAGAACATCAGCCGGCCTAGCTCGCGCCCCGTGCCCCGCGCCCCGCTCTCCTAAAAACTCAGCCGCCTGTACCCATACCACAGGACACCCCAGTGTCCTGGCCTTCGCCTGCACCACCGTCATTGCTTCATCTGGGAGGGGGCCAATGACTGCCGGACAGCCAGCCTTGAGAATCCCTGCCTTTTCCCGGGCAATGTCTGCCAGGGTTGGTCCCAAGACTTGCCAGTGCTCCCGGCTCAGGGACGTAATCACACTGACAAGTGGGCGATCGCAGACATTCGTCGCATCCAGACGTCCGCCCAGCCCGACTTCAATTACGGCAATATCGACCTGTTGCTGGGCAAAGTATATCCAGGCTGCTGTCGTCAGTACCTCAAACAGGGTGGGCAGGTTAGCCGCCACGGCTGGATTATGGCTACGGGCTAGGTGGGGTTGTAGACGCTGGCTGATTGCCGTCAGGATTAGGGTTAAATCGGTCACCGCGATCGGGGTGTCATTCAGGCAGATCCGCTCTGTCCAACTGATGAGGTGAGGGGAGGTATAACGCCCGGTGCGATAGCCGGCGGCGG
This DNA window, taken from Trichothermofontia sichuanensis B231, encodes the following:
- a CDS encoding bifunctional folylpolyglutamate synthase/dihydrofolate synthase yields the protein MVPPAPPPASDPITALLSPFQRFGVRLDLERVEHLLAQWGNPHHRVPIVHVAGTNGKGSVCAYLSSILTAAGYRTGRYTSPHLISWTERICLNDTPIAVTDLTLILTAISQRLQPHLARSHNPAVAANLPTLFEVLTTAAWIYFAQQQVDIAVIEVGLGGRLDATNVCDRPLVSVITSLSREHWQVLGPTLADIAREKAGILKAGCPAVIGPLPDEAMTVVQAKARTLGCPVVWVQAAEFLGERGAGHGARARPADVLGHGSGGMGWARAGGLEYPLPLAGEFQLINSAIAIATIQQLRHQGWRITDAAIQTGMAHTHWPGRIQWTTWQGQPLLVDGAHNAAAAIVLRTYLDRLLDKGLTSLPRFWIIGMLATKEHDAILSALLHPRSPASEGSADALYLVPIPGHHSADPEALATLARSLCPNLRDCRTCPDLSTALAMASQARRQFLAEHAVAAPGAHSAPLVLCGSLYLVGQYLRTFTQQERD